The proteins below come from a single Pristiophorus japonicus isolate sPriJap1 chromosome 18, sPriJap1.hap1, whole genome shotgun sequence genomic window:
- the mrpl34 gene encoding large ribosomal subunit protein bL34m: protein MSGLRAAAARAGRWLSAQFLAPVVWVNGSPRGICSSALSRPSVLLTPDPAAMAGARAGTGVLAAQIFPWCQQPVRTKTRGTEYQPKTIKRIRTHGWKKRISTRGGIEVILRRMLKGRKSLTH, encoded by the exons ATGAGCGGCCTGAGGGCGGCGGCGGCGCGGGCCGGCAG GTGGCTCTCGGCGCAGTTCTTGGCCCCCGTCGTGTGGGTGAATGGCAGTCCGCGCGGGATCTGCAGCTCCGCCCTGTCGCGGCCCAGCGTCCTCCTGACCccggacccagcggcgatggcagggGCCCGGGCAGGGACCGGTGTCCTGGCCGCCCAGATCTTCCCCTGGTGCCAGCAACCGGTCCGGACGAAGACTCGTGGCACCGAGTACCAGCCGAAGACCATCAAGCGGATTCGCACCCACGGCTGGAAGAAACGTATCAGCACCCGGGGTGGCATCGAGGTGATTCTGCGCAGGATGCTCAAGGGCCGGAAATCGCTGACTCACTGA